In a single window of the Tellurirhabdus bombi genome:
- a CDS encoding ChaN family lipoprotein codes for MRYLLLLVCCCCAFVTDKPAYLLYNQKLKPTSYQKLLKEASGADIVFFGELHNNPICHWLELQMAKDLHSAKKQNLIYGAEMFETDNQAALDDYLSGKSDAGQFKKDARLWNNYNTDYKPIVEFAKRERIPFIATNIPRRYASAVARKGLASLDTLSATDKAFIAPLPLTVNLELPGYKAMLDMMKDHGGTGPTGTNSSETAANFARAQAIKDATMADRILKAWTPGKTLLHFNGDYHSKNFEGIVWYLKQKNPALKIVTLSSIELVDITKPDKSNENLADFILSIPADMTKTY; via the coding sequence ATGCGATACCTCTTGCTACTGGTTTGCTGCTGCTGCGCCTTTGTGACGGACAAACCCGCCTATCTGCTCTACAATCAAAAACTTAAGCCCACTTCATACCAGAAATTACTAAAAGAAGCTTCTGGGGCTGATATTGTCTTTTTTGGCGAATTACACAACAATCCCATTTGCCATTGGCTCGAACTGCAAATGGCGAAAGACCTGCACAGCGCCAAAAAACAGAACCTGATTTACGGCGCGGAGATGTTCGAAACTGATAACCAGGCGGCCTTGGACGATTATTTATCCGGTAAATCCGATGCCGGTCAGTTTAAGAAAGACGCCCGTTTGTGGAATAACTACAATACGGATTACAAGCCTATTGTCGAATTTGCCAAGAGAGAACGCATTCCTTTCATTGCGACCAATATCCCGCGCCGATACGCTAGCGCTGTGGCCCGCAAAGGGCTGGCTTCGCTCGATACGTTGTCAGCTACTGATAAAGCGTTTATTGCCCCGCTCCCGCTGACGGTTAATTTGGAATTGCCCGGTTACAAAGCCATGCTGGACATGATGAAAGACCACGGCGGCACGGGTCCAACAGGGACCAACAGCTCCGAAACTGCCGCTAACTTCGCCCGCGCTCAAGCCATCAAAGATGCGACCATGGCCGACCGCATCCTGAAAGCCTGGACTCCCGGCAAAACCCTGCTGCACTTCAACGGCGATTATCACTCGAAAAACTTCGAAGGAATTGTCTGGTATTTAAAGCAGAAAAATCCGGCTCTGAAGATTGTCACGCTTTCTTCCATTGAATTGGTGGACATTACTAAACCCGATAAATCCAATGAAAATCTAGCCGATTTTATCTTGTCTATCCCGGCGGATATGACCAAAACGTATTAA
- a CDS encoding DoxX family membrane protein has product MPRKDFYALLTRLFLGYIFLSSGLCKLTGGKFGQLIGPPDLINDLAPYGLRDFAIFIAFSQVMTGALILSQRYSLLGLVMLMPVNISILAVTISQRWQGTPYVDAVFVLLNVLVLLYEWNTLKVFILPEGERENQPPRTNQLFPNQWLPVATIGLALIATVTARYNAPLTVIPATIGFLLIYGNILTNSLLAVLDKAVLALSLLAILFVTWADKLLAIHFNPMFAFLVVICLIGLLLVVSMVQNWWGRKRLANP; this is encoded by the coding sequence ATGCCCCGCAAAGACTTTTACGCCCTGCTGACACGCCTGTTTTTAGGCTATATTTTCCTATCCTCTGGTTTGTGTAAACTGACGGGTGGTAAGTTCGGGCAGCTCATCGGCCCGCCCGATCTCATCAATGATCTGGCTCCTTATGGCCTGCGGGACTTTGCCATTTTTATCGCCTTCTCGCAGGTAATGACGGGGGCCTTGATTCTTTCCCAGCGGTATAGCCTGCTCGGTCTGGTCATGCTGATGCCCGTCAATATAAGTATTCTGGCCGTAACCATTTCGCAGCGCTGGCAGGGCACGCCGTATGTCGATGCGGTTTTTGTGCTGTTGAATGTGCTCGTGTTGCTCTACGAGTGGAACACGCTGAAAGTCTTTATTTTGCCCGAAGGCGAGCGGGAAAACCAACCACCTCGTACGAACCAGTTATTTCCTAACCAGTGGCTACCAGTAGCCACCATTGGGTTGGCCTTAATCGCTACGGTTACGGCTCGCTACAACGCACCGCTGACGGTTATTCCGGCAACAATTGGTTTTTTGTTGATTTACGGCAATATCCTTACCAACAGCTTACTGGCAGTATTGGACAAAGCCGTACTGGCCTTGTCCCTGTTGGCCATTCTATTTGTTACCTGGGCGGATAAACTGCTGGCCATTCACTTTAATCCCATGTTTGCCTTTCTGGTGGTCATCTGTCTGATCGGATTACTACTGGTCGTATCGATGGTGCAGAATTGGTGGGGAAGAAAGCGGCTGGCCAACCCGTGA
- a CDS encoding MFS transporter — translation MLRDRRLLLIYTIVLIDVIVGSAIAPILPDFVKGLEKPQIWLAVGTALFLGMQLFSAPLVGKLSDSLGRLPIFRSSAIGTFLANVLLLPVRSWGFFGNRVSDGITNGMYATVRSAITDISPKDQLFRNMGIEGTIVSLGFVLGPMTSGLLLTTFDATGADQAALVVQMAVILSGLNILLTFLLKETHTNRAVLDKEQLRREVISSLNVTTLWKRLKEKDRAKPGLLILVVMQNFLMMAQGYYNYFVTFASLGSLKLDARGLSYYFMFFGILSLFINFIFYTYLVQRINQRRWAITFALTGVLIHIAYANVGTSLVWLYSVTVIDCLTISLIWGLLEGLLAHLTSEEDRGEIFGINQALNGLASFFTTVVFGVLSLIDLRLPFYWFAVCMGMVSWLAWTRFGNKSKPHAV, via the coding sequence ATGCTTCGCGACCGCCGCCTTCTGTTGATTTATACGATTGTTCTGATTGACGTTATTGTCGGTTCCGCCATCGCTCCGATTCTACCCGATTTTGTGAAAGGCCTGGAGAAGCCACAAATCTGGCTGGCGGTAGGAACCGCCCTGTTCCTGGGGATGCAGTTGTTTTCGGCCCCTTTAGTCGGGAAATTATCCGACAGCCTGGGTCGTTTGCCTATTTTCCGATCCTCGGCGATCGGGACTTTTCTGGCCAATGTGCTATTGCTTCCCGTGCGGTCATGGGGCTTCTTTGGCAACCGGGTTAGTGATGGCATCACCAATGGTATGTACGCGACTGTTCGCTCTGCCATTACCGATATTTCGCCCAAAGACCAGCTGTTCCGCAACATGGGCATCGAAGGCACGATTGTGTCACTGGGCTTTGTTTTGGGGCCTATGACATCGGGGCTGCTCCTAACCACTTTTGACGCTACCGGAGCCGATCAGGCCGCGCTTGTCGTCCAGATGGCAGTAATTCTATCGGGCCTGAATATTCTGCTTACTTTTTTGCTGAAAGAAACTCACACCAACCGCGCAGTGCTGGATAAAGAACAGCTACGCCGGGAAGTGATAAGCTCTTTAAATGTCACCACACTCTGGAAGCGGTTGAAAGAGAAGGACCGGGCTAAACCTGGCTTGCTCATTCTGGTTGTGATGCAGAATTTTCTGATGATGGCCCAGGGCTATTACAACTACTTTGTCACTTTTGCCAGCCTTGGTTCCCTGAAGCTGGATGCCCGGGGGCTGTCCTATTATTTCATGTTTTTCGGGATATTGAGCTTGTTCATCAACTTCATTTTTTATACTTACCTTGTTCAGCGCATCAACCAACGACGCTGGGCGATTACGTTCGCTCTGACGGGCGTTCTGATTCACATCGCCTACGCAAATGTCGGCACTTCACTGGTTTGGCTTTACTCGGTTACGGTAATCGACTGCCTGACTATTTCGCTTATCTGGGGTTTGCTGGAAGGCTTACTGGCGCACCTGACTTCGGAAGAAGACCGGGGCGAAATTTTCGGCATTAATCAGGCTTTAAACGGCTTGGCCAGCTTTTTCACAACGGTTGTTTTCGGCGTATTATCCTTAATCGATTTGCGACTTCCTTTCTATTGGTTTGCCGTTTGTATGGGAATGGTTAGCTGGCTGGCCTGGACCCGTTTTGGCAATAAAAGCAAGCCCCATGCTGTCTGA
- a CDS encoding RNA 2'-phosphotransferase, with product MLSEKETTRLSKVLSLILRHRPAFADITLDANGWADVPLLLRNLQEKGYRIDFDILKHIVATNSKQRFSLSEDLGRIRANQGHSVVIDLDLQAAEPPHVLYHGTAARFMKTIQHEGLKKMGRHHVHLSRDVETARAVGTRHGVPVILEVAASRMHQDGYPFFISANGVWLTDRVPAKYLRKLAF from the coding sequence ATGCTGTCTGAAAAAGAGACCACACGCCTGAGCAAAGTGTTAAGCCTGATTTTGCGGCACAGACCGGCCTTTGCCGATATTACGCTGGATGCCAATGGCTGGGCCGACGTACCTCTCCTGCTGCGTAATCTACAGGAGAAAGGTTACCGAATTGATTTTGACATCTTAAAACACATCGTCGCGACCAACAGCAAACAGCGTTTCTCGCTCTCCGAGGATTTAGGCCGCATTCGGGCCAACCAGGGCCATTCGGTTGTGATTGATCTGGACTTACAGGCCGCCGAACCTCCCCACGTACTTTACCACGGTACGGCGGCGCGGTTCATGAAAACGATCCAGCACGAAGGCCTCAAAAAAATGGGTCGCCACCACGTTCATCTTAGCCGGGATGTGGAAACGGCCCGCGCTGTGGGCACCCGCCATGGCGTACCGGTTATCCTGGAAGTAGCCGCCAGCCGGATGCACCAGGATGGCTACCCGTTCTTTATTTCAGCTAATGGTGTATGGCTCACTGATCGCGTTCCGGCCAAATACCTCCGCAAATTAGCTTTCTAA
- a CDS encoding Gfo/Idh/MocA family protein: MPSSKSLSDEPSTPRPTTSQSVARRNFLKTLGLTAAASATVPSVLAGSHEAPVYLNLIRSHNSTAANERIRLALIGTGGMGIGDAQTALMFENVELVAACDLYDGRLRRAKELWGDQLMTTRDYRQVIERSDVDAIINGTTDHWHEKISTDAMRKGKHVYCEKPMVQKFEDGHTLIKVAKETGKIFQVGSQFASSIIVAKARELLKAGEIGELVFAEAQYDRHSAMGAWQYSIPPDASPQTVDWDTYLGSAPKRSWDPLRFFRWRNYQDYGTGVAGDLYVHLLTSLHTITGSKGPNRIISSGGLRYWKDGRDVPDIHLAIYDYPKTAEHPEFNLTTRSNFVDGGGGGYLVRLVGTEGDLSLGMDSLVMHKNKFPKAPGLSIDNFPKDQKEAYLTEYNKKYPNLPEMEAPREYVFKMPKDYKGDRYEHFRNFFTSIRENKPSVEDATFGLRACGPTQCGNISLFKKQVVNWDPVNMKIINVT, translated from the coding sequence ATGCCTTCTTCAAAATCTCTTTCTGACGAACCATCAACTCCGCGTCCAACGACCTCCCAATCAGTTGCCCGACGTAACTTTTTAAAGACACTGGGTCTTACGGCAGCAGCGTCCGCCACGGTACCGTCGGTCCTGGCGGGAAGCCACGAAGCGCCGGTATATCTCAACCTAATTCGGAGCCACAACAGCACGGCAGCCAATGAACGCATTCGCCTGGCCCTAATCGGAACGGGTGGAATGGGAATCGGCGATGCCCAAACGGCACTCATGTTTGAGAACGTTGAGCTGGTAGCTGCCTGTGACTTATACGATGGCCGCCTGCGCCGCGCCAAAGAGCTCTGGGGCGATCAGTTGATGACAACCCGAGACTACCGGCAGGTCATCGAACGCTCTGACGTTGACGCCATCATCAACGGTACGACCGACCACTGGCACGAAAAAATCTCAACGGATGCCATGCGGAAAGGCAAGCACGTTTACTGCGAAAAGCCGATGGTTCAGAAGTTTGAAGATGGCCACACCCTGATTAAAGTTGCCAAAGAAACAGGCAAAATTTTTCAGGTTGGTAGCCAGTTTGCCAGTTCCATTATTGTTGCCAAAGCCCGTGAACTGCTCAAAGCCGGTGAGATTGGCGAACTCGTTTTTGCTGAAGCGCAGTATGACCGCCACAGTGCGATGGGCGCCTGGCAATATTCCATTCCGCCGGATGCTTCGCCACAAACGGTTGACTGGGATACTTACCTAGGCAGTGCTCCGAAACGTTCGTGGGACCCGCTGCGTTTCTTCCGCTGGCGGAACTACCAGGATTACGGCACGGGGGTAGCTGGCGATTTATACGTCCACCTGCTAACATCCCTGCATACAATTACGGGTTCCAAAGGCCCAAACCGCATCATATCGAGCGGTGGCCTGCGTTATTGGAAAGACGGACGCGACGTACCTGATATTCACCTGGCGATTTACGATTATCCCAAAACGGCGGAACATCCGGAATTTAACCTCACTACGCGCTCCAACTTCGTAGACGGCGGCGGCGGTGGCTACCTCGTGCGCCTGGTAGGAACTGAAGGTGACTTATCGCTGGGCATGGACTCCCTGGTGATGCACAAAAACAAATTCCCGAAAGCGCCGGGTCTGTCGATTGACAATTTCCCCAAAGATCAGAAAGAAGCGTATTTGACGGAATACAATAAAAAATACCCCAATCTACCCGAAATGGAAGCGCCCCGGGAATACGTATTTAAAATGCCAAAAGATTACAAAGGCGACCGATACGAACACTTCCGGAATTTCTTCACGTCGATTCGCGAAAATAAACCAAGTGTAGAAGATGCTACTTTCGGCTTACGTGCCTGTGGCCCAACGCAGTGTGGAAATATTAGCCTCTTCAAAAAACAGGTTGTTAATTGGGATCCAGTTAACATGAAAATTATAAATGTCACCTAG
- a CDS encoding 3-keto-disaccharide hydrolase encodes MKKAPLFSLLFAGAITLCAFNMKPGKWISLFDGKTTKGWHSYLKNEAVGWNIEDGTLTPDGTGGDLVTDREFENFEFDFEFKVPKGSNSGVVYKVIESPDNKSTHMSGPEYQIIDDKGYGTGEKVIQLKDSQLTGSNYDMQPPSDPTAVKPAGEWNKGRIVVNNDHVEHYVNGKKVVEYHYGGEAWKAQLAKSKFTQMAYATPHAKGKIALQSHNPKEKVWYRNLRIREL; translated from the coding sequence ATGAAGAAAGCACCCTTATTTTCCTTGCTTTTTGCTGGCGCAATTACCCTGTGCGCTTTCAATATGAAACCCGGCAAATGGATTTCCCTTTTTGACGGCAAAACGACTAAAGGCTGGCATAGTTACCTGAAAAACGAAGCGGTTGGCTGGAACATCGAAGATGGTACTCTGACGCCCGATGGCACAGGTGGCGATTTGGTGACCGATCGTGAATTCGAAAACTTTGAGTTTGACTTTGAATTCAAGGTTCCAAAAGGAAGTAACAGTGGCGTGGTTTATAAGGTGATTGAATCACCGGACAATAAGTCCACTCACATGTCTGGTCCTGAATATCAGATTATTGACGACAAAGGATACGGTACTGGCGAAAAAGTTATTCAACTAAAAGACAGCCAGTTAACGGGTTCAAATTATGATATGCAACCGCCTTCCGACCCAACAGCTGTTAAACCCGCCGGTGAATGGAACAAAGGACGGATTGTTGTCAACAACGACCACGTTGAGCATTACGTTAATGGCAAAAAAGTAGTTGAATACCATTACGGAGGAGAAGCCTGGAAGGCACAACTAGCTAAAAGTAAGTTTACCCAGATGGCTTACGCTACGCCTCACGCTAAAGGGAAAATTGCTTTACAAAGTCATAATCCAAAAGAAAAAGTGTGGTACCGGAATCTTCGTATACGAGAATTGTAA
- a CDS encoding T9SS type A sorting domain-containing protein: MKNLFTSSKRTRWRRLAVLGLGLFATTTASAQCLNPSTADQPVEFQITFDKATNRVTAWYIPSVSSTHRLVTAQFSIVAPNGYTPPQSGSSRDSGFQITNINGSWSDFVFDNEMFSNRGKNSLASLDNLVVHQFGMAPQAVDVGQVTAGQPVPLFSFPAGDQAGELRIVKANEPVQKEIRQFYGSNIGNSISIQSPVSANSKAAERYCRNHEQNLISFVKPKAVDNLSLAGKLSGGKVTQTVGLAEGTTDQEILSVTPNPATSEIEVKYRILIPGQTNVTLVDLQGKQIQEIVPEKHHEIGLYKVKTTLTPNHSAGMHMLILKGENLQKATKLMIQK, from the coding sequence ATGAAAAATCTGTTTACATCATCAAAAAGGACGCGCTGGCGCCGTTTAGCTGTACTGGGTTTGGGATTATTTGCCACAACTACCGCTTCGGCCCAATGCCTCAACCCGAGCACCGCCGACCAGCCTGTTGAATTTCAAATCACGTTCGACAAAGCTACTAATCGCGTCACGGCCTGGTACATACCTTCCGTTTCGTCAACGCACCGACTTGTTACGGCTCAATTTAGCATTGTTGCGCCAAATGGCTATACCCCGCCCCAGAGCGGCTCCAGCCGTGATTCCGGTTTCCAGATTACGAACATTAACGGTAGCTGGAGCGATTTTGTATTTGATAATGAGATGTTTAGTAACCGAGGTAAAAATTCTCTTGCTTCGCTGGACAACCTGGTCGTGCACCAATTTGGTATGGCGCCTCAGGCTGTTGATGTAGGCCAGGTAACGGCTGGGCAGCCCGTGCCGCTTTTCTCCTTCCCGGCAGGGGATCAGGCGGGCGAGCTTCGGATTGTGAAGGCTAACGAGCCAGTCCAAAAAGAAATTCGGCAGTTTTACGGAAGCAATATCGGCAATTCAATTTCTATCCAGTCGCCTGTTTCAGCCAATTCAAAAGCAGCCGAACGTTATTGCCGTAATCACGAGCAAAACCTGATCAGTTTCGTCAAACCCAAGGCAGTTGATAATCTTTCGCTGGCGGGTAAATTATCTGGGGGTAAAGTTACCCAGACAGTAGGTCTGGCAGAAGGCACCACCGACCAGGAAATCCTTTCAGTAACCCCCAATCCGGCAACCAGTGAGATTGAGGTGAAATACCGCATTTTAATTCCGGGTCAAACCAATGTTACGCTAGTTGATTTGCAGGGTAAACAAATACAGGAAATTGTTCCGGAAAAACACCACGAAATTGGGCTTTACAAAGTAAAGACAACCCTTACTCCGAATCATTCCGCGGGCATGCACATGCTGATACTTAAAGGCGAAAACCTACAGAAAGCCACTAAGTTGATGATTCAGAAGTAA
- a CDS encoding DUF3500 domain-containing protein, with protein MKAFLLFLFVSFPFLGFSQTKPEPVNQAMSRTVRAFLQTLTPEQRQQVSFNFEDEERFNWFFVPRQRKGLTLKKMTESQQQAAMAILKTALSDQGYAKATAIIDLENVLRVIEKRGPDDNYRDPTNYYFSVFGEPLEKESDQSKPWGWRMEGHHLSFQFSSITNQVLGMTPTFMGSNPGVVRADVPQKGKYILKSETELAYALIKALSKEQLTKAVISENCPNDIFTGNSRKASLAKIEGLPLAEMTSAQQKLFMDLLNTYLNNYHVTLKNQQLDKLKKAGLSKIAFAWAGDRDPEYGIAQPGPGKGQYYRIHGPTILIEYDNSQNNANHIHTVVRDLTNDFGEDLLMEHYRSQHAGKK; from the coding sequence ATGAAAGCTTTTCTTCTTTTTCTCTTTGTATCCTTCCCTTTTCTGGGGTTTTCGCAAACGAAGCCGGAACCCGTTAATCAGGCGATGAGCCGAACAGTGCGGGCATTTTTACAAACCCTCACCCCTGAGCAGCGGCAACAGGTAAGTTTTAATTTTGAGGATGAAGAACGCTTTAACTGGTTTTTTGTGCCTCGGCAGCGCAAAGGACTTACCCTCAAAAAAATGACGGAGTCGCAACAACAGGCGGCCATGGCCATTCTCAAAACAGCCCTCAGCGATCAGGGTTACGCGAAAGCAACGGCCATTATAGATCTGGAAAATGTGCTACGTGTCATCGAAAAACGGGGTCCAGATGATAACTACCGCGATCCAACTAATTATTATTTCAGCGTTTTTGGGGAGCCGCTGGAAAAAGAATCCGACCAGAGCAAACCCTGGGGATGGCGCATGGAAGGACATCATCTGTCGTTTCAATTCTCATCCATCACCAACCAGGTGCTTGGCATGACGCCGACTTTTATGGGCAGTAATCCGGGCGTGGTGCGGGCTGATGTTCCGCAGAAAGGCAAGTATATTTTAAAATCCGAAACGGAGCTGGCTTATGCGCTCATCAAGGCGTTATCGAAAGAACAATTGACGAAGGCCGTTATCTCGGAGAATTGTCCTAACGACATTTTTACGGGCAATAGCCGCAAAGCTTCACTGGCAAAAATAGAAGGATTGCCCCTGGCAGAAATGACCAGCGCCCAGCAAAAACTGTTCATGGATTTGCTGAATACGTATCTCAACAATTACCACGTTACCCTGAAAAATCAGCAACTAGATAAACTAAAAAAGGCAGGGTTATCCAAAATTGCCTTTGCCTGGGCAGGGGACCGCGACCCCGAGTACGGGATCGCCCAGCCAGGTCCTGGCAAAGGACAGTATTACCGCATCCACGGCCCAACCATTCTGATTGAATACGATAATTCGCAAAATAACGCCAACCACATTCATACGGTCGTGCGTGATTTAACGAATGATTTTGGGGAAGATTTGCTCATGGAGCATTACCGTTCGCAGCACGCGGGCAAAAAATAG
- the arfB gene encoding alternative ribosome rescue aminoacyl-tRNA hydrolase ArfB, with protein sequence MDPTKLYSELQFQFARSGGKGGQNVNKVATKAELYFDVLNSALLTEEEKAILLEKLAHKLTTEGVLVLYHQTERTQLANRDKVTRKFYDLIRKAFEKPKPRKATKPTKASQVERKAEKKRRGDVKEARRKVDF encoded by the coding sequence ATGGATCCAACTAAATTATATTCTGAGCTTCAGTTTCAATTTGCCCGTAGCGGGGGCAAGGGTGGGCAAAATGTTAATAAGGTGGCAACCAAAGCGGAGTTGTATTTCGATGTGCTCAATTCTGCTTTGCTGACAGAAGAAGAAAAAGCAATTCTCCTCGAAAAGCTAGCCCATAAGCTCACCACAGAAGGCGTGTTAGTGCTCTATCACCAGACAGAGCGCACCCAACTGGCTAACCGCGACAAAGTCACACGGAAATTTTACGATCTGATTCGGAAAGCCTTTGAGAAACCTAAGCCCCGCAAGGCTACAAAACCGACTAAAGCGTCGCAGGTAGAGCGAAAGGCCGAAAAAAAACGCCGGGGCGATGTGAAGGAAGCACGGAGAAAAGTGGATTTCTAG
- a CDS encoding DUF1573 domain-containing protein: MKKVFSLIVVIFAITTGAFAQKGVLKFEKETHNFGKVDQGKPATYTFEFTNTGTDPVVISNAQASCGCTTPDWTKSAVLPGQKGIVKATYNAAAMGNFSKTVTVTSNAERSTVVLNLTGEVVAAKEAASAAAPAPAEKKKGAKTTSR, translated from the coding sequence ATGAAAAAAGTTTTTTCACTTATCGTAGTTATTTTTGCAATTACGACAGGCGCGTTTGCCCAAAAAGGTGTTCTCAAATTCGAGAAAGAAACTCACAATTTTGGTAAAGTGGACCAAGGCAAGCCTGCTACTTATACCTTCGAATTTACAAATACGGGTACTGACCCGGTCGTTATTTCTAATGCACAAGCATCTTGCGGTTGTACAACACCTGATTGGACAAAGAGTGCGGTATTGCCAGGCCAGAAAGGAATCGTGAAAGCTACGTACAATGCTGCCGCGATGGGCAACTTCAGCAAAACAGTAACCGTGACCAGCAACGCTGAGCGCTCAACGGTTGTGCTGAACCTGACAGGTGAAGTCGTAGCGGCAAAAGAAGCTGCTTCAGCGGCTGCTCCGGCTCCGGCAGAGAAGAAAAAAGGTGCGAAAACAACCTCCCGCTAA